In the genome of Fusobacterium sp. SYSU M8D902, the window AATAGCAAGAACTTTAGCAAATAAGGAAGCTGATATATTTTTATTTGATGAAATTTCTGCTGGAATAGATAATGATAATTTATTTAATATTTTTAATAATATTGAAAGTTTTTTAATAAAGCAAAATAAAATAAGAGTTTATGTTGATCACAATAATTATATTAAGAAGCAACTACATAACTATATTTTCATCAATTAAAAAAATAGGAAGGATATTATGAAAAAGTATTCAAAACCGATTTTAAAAAAAAAAGAGAACATTTTAATTAATGGACACAGTTTATTAAGTCATAGTGGTTGTGGAATGTGTAAAATATTTAAGTAGTTGTGTTTTGGACATACCATTAGGTATGTCCTTTTAATATTAATTTTAAAGGAGAAAACTTTTATGATAGAAAGAATAGCTTTATGGGATATAACAAGTCAATGTAACTTAAAGTGTAAACATTGTTATAATGAAGAAAGATATTGGGGAAAAAATAAATATAATGAATTATCTAAAGAAGATATAGATAAAGTTCTTTCATCTTTAATTAAAATGAATGCAACAGCATTACATTTATTAGGAGGAGAACCTATTTTATGTTCAAATATAGAATATATTTTGAAAAAAGCAAAAGAAAATAACTTACAAGTAACAATGGTAAGCAATGGAACTTTAATAGATGAAAAAATTTTTAAAAAATTGTGTCAATTGGAATTAACAGCATTATCAATAAGTATGGATGGAACTGACCAAGAAAGCCATGATTATATTAGAGGAAATGGAAGTTTTAATAAGACTATAGAGAATTTGAAAACTATGGTTAAATATAAAAAAGAGAATAATGTAAATATTATTATAGGAATAGCATTGACTTTAACTAAAAAGTCTATTAATTCAGCTAAAAATTTAATTAAATTTGGAGAAGAATTAGGAATAGATGGGGTTACTTTAGCATATGTAACTAATGAAGGAAAAGCAAAGGAAGATTATAGTAATTTAGGAGTGACTGAAGAAGAAAAATTTAGTGTTATTGATAGAGTAATTTCAGATTACAAAAATAATACAACTGGCCTTTCTTTATATATTGATGCAAGACAATTATTAGGAGAATATATTTTTAAAAAATATGGAATAAAAATACAAACAACTA includes:
- a CDS encoding radical SAM protein, giving the protein MIERIALWDITSQCNLKCKHCYNEERYWGKNKYNELSKEDIDKVLSSLIKMNATALHLLGGEPILCSNIEYILKKAKENNLQVTMVSNGTLIDEKIFKKLCQLELTALSISMDGTDQESHDYIRGNGSFNKTIENLKTMVKYKKENNVNIIIGIALTLTKKSINSAKNLIKFGEELGIDGVTLAYVTNEGKAKEDYSNLGVTEEEKFSVIDRVISDYKNNTTGLSLYIDARQLLGEYIFKKYGIKIQTTNLGCKGGNSRFYIIADGTILPCSPVGTTMGKFIKEKYLKGFNPPNVLENNFLEIIESNYFINFYNFAHNIENYNILNPCKECNYNCYPCPLLYNINNPNVKECLYAKKKIIEIESLMLKTSFSKKDNLRINTLKDKIEIIDFYNQDKYILEDIGFDIWNLIDGIKTVEDIINIIKKTITLIMIFI